AAAAGAGCGTGTAGCAAAAGAAAGAAGTATTATCGGCGGCCGTGTTGAACTCAATGTCGCTCACATCCAGATCACCGATCACCTTGCCCTGGGTGCCTTGAAGCACCGTATCGCTCAAGGGGATGTGGAACCTGAGTTCTTTGACCTGTCCACCACCCTGATGGGTGGATGGAACCCCATACAGGAAGGCCTTGAAAGCGGAGAGATAGACTGTGCCTTTGTTCTGGCACCCATTGCCATGGACTTGTTTGCCTATGATTCTCCCATTCAACTGGTACTGTTTGCCCACAAAAACGGTTCCACGTTTGTGCGCTCCCGGCATTATGATCACCGATTTGACTCTTTGCAAAGCTTCTACAAATATAAGGTCGTGGATATTCCCCATAAAATGTCGGTTCACCACATGCTTGCACATCAATTTTTAAAAGAACTGGGGCTCAAACCCGGTGTTCCCGGGAAAAAAGCGATTAACGTGCGCTTTGAGGTGGTGCCCCCCATTAAGATGCCCGGCATTATGAAAGAAAACGAGGATGTGGGTGGATTCATGGTTGCCGAACCGGTTGCCACCAAAGCCATCAAAGGGGATATCGGCAACCTGGAATTCTATTCAGCCACACGCTGGGAAAATCACCCCTGCTGCATTGTGGCCATGCAAAAGGATTTTATTCAAAAACATCCTGAAGCTGTTCAGGAATTTGTATCTCTGCTGGTGGATACAGGCGAATATATTGAAAACGATAAGGCCCGGGCAGCAGACATTGCTGTAAAATTTCTGGACCCCGAAGGTAAAATGGGGCTGAATCCCCAGGTGCTTCAGAATGTATTTTCCCAGCCCATGGCCATCCGCTGGGACGGACTCTATCCGGAAGCTGCAGATCTGGATAAAATTCAAAAGTACATGCATGATGTCATGGAAATAGGCAAAATCATCGATCTTGAAAAATTTATTGAACCCGGGTTTGCCAACATCGCATTCAAAATATAAAGCAAGGAGTTATGCATGAGAATCACGGATCCCCAAGTCATACAAGACGGAGAACAAGACCTTATTGCATCTGTTCAAAGAGATCTGGACCTTGAAGCTGTCAAGGATCTGCTCAAAAAACGCTTGACCGCAAGCGAGTTGTCCCCCAAAGGCGGTCGAATTGTCGTGCATGACAACGATGTGGCGTTCAGGCTTGATTATGAAATTAATTTAAATGGCAGCCTGCTTTTTGACCGGAACGGCAACCTGATTGAAGACGAGGAAAGTAGTGCGCCAGAACAAGATCTGCAAACCGAAGATGAGGCCGCAGCACTAGGTCTGGATGAAAATCTATCTATTGAGCTTCCCGATTATGATGATGCATTAAACGAGGCGTCTGAAAAAATAGAGCCTGAAGTTTTGGAATCCGAAGACGCTTTCGATGATATCCAGAATGTCGAGTCGGAATTTGAAATTGAAGACCCTGAAGATGATACCCAGATTAATCAGGATGAATTAGACAGCATTGAGGCAGAGGGCGAGGATGAATTGATTGATGATTTACCCCACGCGGATGAAGAAAAAGATTTAACTGTTGATGAACTTACAGATCTTGGTCTGGAAGAAGGAGACAAGGAGAGCGACGAACAGGTGGATGTGGATGATGACGACATTAGTGAGCTTCTCCAGGAAAGTCGTGATTTCTGGGAAAATAAAAAAGAGTAAGCTTCAAAATTTAGTGTGGGTTGAGTCTGAGTGTTGGTCGCATAGGTCATATTGGGTACGAAGTTTAAAAAAATCAGCTGGGAATAAGGACGATTTCAAAAGCATGTAACTATGAGTGATTACAAAGATAAAACCATCCTGGTTGTAGACGATACCAAAAGCCATCTGGCAATGATTTCGGCCATTCTTCAAGATTACAATCTAATCCAGTGCAATTCGGGGACTGATGCTCTGGAAATAGTCAAAAAAAAACAGGTTAATTTAATTCTTCTTGATACGAATATCTCTGAAATAGATGGATATCCCGTCTGCAAAAAGCTTAAACAGGATCCTGATACCCAGCAAATTCCTATTATTTTCATGACAACCAGTACTTGTGAAAAAGACATTAACAAAATATATGAAATGGGCGCAGCGGACTATGTCGTCAAACCTTTCAAGCATGCGCAACTGTTAGCCCGGGTCAAGGTTCAGCTTCGGTTGCAGGAACTGATCAGAAAACTGGATTTCTTATCCACCCGGGACTCATTAACCGGTATATTCAACCGAAGAAAATTTTTTGAACTTGGCATGACGCTGTTCAATAGATCAGGTCAGGAACTATATGTCCTAATGATTGATATTGACCATCTTAAAAAGATCAATGATCAGTTTGGTCATGATGTAGGTGACATTGTTTTAAAAAAAGTGGCAAATGTCATCAAAGAAGTTCTTCCACCGGATGCAATATTCGGGCGTATGGGCGGAGAAGAATTTTCTGTTATGTATACGGCACAGACCCACGAACTGTCCATGGATATCGTTTCTGACATATTGGAAACCGTTTCCAAGGCACGGATCCCTCTGAAGGACGGAGGCAGTGTCTCCTGTACAATAACCGTTGGAATCGGACGAAAATATTCTGAATTCAACTCCTTGGACAGCCTGCTGAAAGAGGCGGACATGACCCTTTACGAGGCCAAGGAAAGCGGTCGGAACACCAGCATTTTCAGGGAGCGGTAGGGCTCTTATTCATAACTTCATATTTTGTTGCAGCCGGACCAGGGCGCTGATAGATCAAATCAGCCCATGGCCGTTAGACAAAAAATATAATGGCTTGACGTCGCCCTTAGTGATGCTAAACATAACTGGAGCATCAATTAGTTAAACTGGCGTCCACCCAGGCCATATTTTTTAAGTTAAAAGCAAACGAAGACGGTGAAACTTTTGCAAAAAAATGATTCTGGATGGGTGCTATGCTAAAAATTTTAACTCAGGAGTATTATTATGGAAAAAACCGTATTATTTGCATTCCGGGGAGACCCTTTATGCTTTATCCATGTGCTTCTCAACGCCCTTGATATGAAACAGCGGGGTCAGGAAGGACTCATTGTTCTTGAAGGCGAATCCGTCAAGCTTGTGGGACCTATGTCTGAGTCAGGACATTTTTTAAACGCGCTTTACCAAAAAGCCAAGAACGCCGGTCTTATTTACGGCGCCTGCAAGGCGTGTGCAACAAAACTTGAGGCCCTTGGTCCCATTGAAGATGAAGGAATCCCTTTAGTTGGGGATATGGCCAACCATCCTTCCATGGGCGCGTTCATCGAAAAAGGATACAAAATAATAACCTTTTAATTCAGGCGTATTAAATGACCGCAGGTACACCTTTAAATACGGCAGTTCCTGCGGTCATTTTTGCTTTATCTACCGCAGCATTTCTTGTACTTTTTCCCACTGCCACACGGACAGGGTTCATTTCTGCCCACTTTGGTGGAAACAGCGGGTTTGGGTTTCACCATATCACCTATGGTGAACAGCCACCTATCATCCTCTTTTGAAAACCTACCGAGTTCATGGTGTTTTTGAACGATTTCATTTGACCGGAACGTGGCTATGAATTCAACCGTACCTTCCTGGTCTTCTGAACAGCCGGCTTCTGTGGCAACGATTTCAAGACCCAACCATTCGGAATTTTGCGCCCATGATTTTGTACCGGCATGATCGTAGCCTTCCCGGTGATCCGGATGGGTTGTGTTAAAAATAAATTCCGTATCAGCTATTGTATAGGCGGTATACCGGGCCCGCATAAGTTGTTGCGCCGTCCGGGCCGGCTGTGTGTCAGTAATGACGGGTTCGCAGCATTCGGCATAAGCAAGGTTGCTTCCGCAGGGACATTCTTCCATATTTTCATTTCCTCCATGGAAATCAGTTAGTTTGAATCCAAGGGAAATATCATATGCGCCGCAGTCCGGCAATATTCATCATACATTTTTCTTTCAGGTGGCCTTAAATTGAGGTTTTTCCTGCCTGGGCCTGGATGGCTGTTATGGCTACGGTATTGACAATATCCGGCACTGTACATCCCCGGCTTAAATCATTAATGGGCCGTTTGAGCCCCTGGAGCACCGGGCCGATGGCCACGGCCTTTTCCGAGGCCCGCTGGACTGCCTTATAAGTATTGTTTCCGGTGTTCAGGTCTGGAAAAATAAAAACTGTGGCCCGGCCGGCCACCTGGGAGTTCGGCAGCTTGGTCATGGCAACGACCGGGTCAATGGCCGCATCGTATTGAATGGGCCCTTCTATGGGAAGATTCGGCGCATTTTTTCTGGCCATGACGGTGGCTTGGGCCACTTTTTCTACATCTGCGCCTGTGCCTGAAGATCCAGTGGAATAAGATAGCATGGCCACCCGGGGTTCAATACCGAAAATTGAAGCGGTCTTGGCTGAGGTTACCGCAATCTCAGCCAATTGGAGCGCCGTGGGATTGGGATTAACGGCGCAGTCGCCAAACACCAGAACCCGGTCTTTCAGACACATGAGGAAAACCGACGACACAATGGAAGACCCAGGCAGGGTTTTAATGATCTGGAATGCCGGAAGAATGGTGTGTGCAGTGGTGTTCACCGAGCCGGATACCATGCCGTCGGCATATCCTTTATGCACCATCATGGTACCAAAATAGGAGGGATCGGTCATGGTGTCCCTGGCCATATCCAGGGTCACGCCCTTATCTTTACGCAATTCAAAATAGGTCTGGGCAAAATCGTTCAGCCAGCCAGCGGCGTCGGGCTGGATAATTCGTGCCTGGGACAGATTTATCCCCAACTCCTTGACCCTGCGTTCAATCGCTTCACTCTTGCCTAATAAAGTGATATCACAAAACGACCGCCGCAAAATGATGTCAGCGGCTTTAAGAATCCTGTCACTGCTTCCTTCGGGCAACACAATATGCCGGCGGTCCTTTTTGGCTCTTTCAATCAGGCTGTATTCAAACATCTGGGGTGTAATGCGTACCGATTTTCTGGCAGCCAGCCGTTGCCTTAAAGAACCGGCATCCACATTGGCCTCAAAAACCCCCAAAGCCAGGGCAATGCGTTGGGGGTCGTCAGGGCTGATCCTGCCGTAAATCTGATCAACAGCCTTGACCGCTGTATGGGTGTCCATCTGGGTCAGCAGAATTGGCACAGGCAGCTCTTTCCACCCTTGAATAAGCCGAATGATGGAGTCCGGAATGGGAATGCCGCCGGTGACCAGGATGCCTGCAATATCAGGATAGGACATGGAAAGTCGGGAGGCAATGCAGGTGATGACAATACTGGACCGGTCACCGGAAGTAATAATCAGGTCGTCTTTTTTAATGTAGGCCAGAAAATTAGGCGCCAGCATGGCCGCAATCACACATCCTGCAATCTGATTTTCAAGCCCCTGTCTTCCGTACAACACCTGGGCATCCACAGCCGGTATCAAATTCCTAAACGATGGGCGGCTCAAAGCCTGGGTTTCAGGGATGGTATATATCAGAACTTCAGGACGGTCAATTGCATTCTCTAAAAGGTTTTTCAGGTCATGCAACGAATCAGAGACCACCTGGTTAACCACCACAGCCAGCACATCCACCCCTTTGCGATATAAGCTTTCCAAAGCCAGTTGACACGAGGAAATAACCTCCTCGGGTTCTTTTTCATATCCATAGGAGACCACCAGGGCCGGACATCCGATATCGGCTATAATTTCTGCATTGATATCAAATTCAAACGCCTCTGAACCGGCTGCGAAATCAGTACCCTCGCACAAAACAAAGCGGCTTTTTTCCTCAAGGGCCTTATACTTGTTCAAAATGGTTTTCATCATCTCTGCCTGGCGGCCCGATCGGACCATCTGCTTGGCCTCTTCCAGGGTATAGGCATAGGTTTCTTCATACTGCAATCCAATGTTAAAATGAGAAAGCACCAGATCAATATCATGATCTGAGACCTCTTCTGGGCTCGGGTTAATGATGGGTCTAAAAAATCCCACAATCCGAATATCTTTGAGCAAAAGCTGCATAATGCCAAGAACGATAAGAGATTTTCCGCTTCTGGTTTCAGTCGTTGTAATGTAAAGGCTGTTGGCCATAATAGAACCCTTTATTCACATTATTTTAATTTACTCAATTTTATCAATTTATCAAATCTTACCCATTTTTTAGGTGAGCAAGTTAAATGCCAGGAGACAGGGCTGTATTCATGATTTCGAAGATCATTGTAGATCGCCATGTTGGATAAAAATGCCTGTTTCTAAAATATCTTGGCCGGAAATAAATTTGTCGGGGTGTAAAAGAAACGGACACAAATGATGACTTCCTTGTATTCGGCATTATTATTATAAATAAGTTGAAATATTGAATTGCAATGGCCTCTATAACAGGCAAGAGAGGTGCGCATATATGGAAAAGACAAATACTGTGTCAACCCTTAGAGCCGGGTTTCAAAATAGTTTTGCAGCGCTTCCAAAAAAATTTTATGAACCAAGTATGCCCGAACCCGTACACGGCGCTGTGTTGCAAAAATATAACCAAAAGCTGGACCGGGATATGGGGTTTGGTTTTACCAAAGAGACGCCGGAACTTGCAGATTGCCTGGCAGGTAATCTTGTTTTTGCAGATGCCACACCCATTGCCATGGCCTATGCAGGGCATCAATTCGGTAATTTTGTTCCCCAGCTTGGCGATGGCCGTGCCATTCTGCTTGGAGAAAAAATTGCCCCGGACGGAAAACAATTGAATGTTCAACTTAAAGGTTCCGGAAAAACCCGGTTTTCACGGGGCGGAGACGGCAAGTCTCCATTGGGACCGGTTATCCGTGAGTACATTGTCAGTGAGGCGATGCACAGACTCAACGTACCCACCACCCGAGCCCTGGCTATTGTTTCTACCGAAGAGAAAATCCCGCGACCGGATGGCATTCACCCCGGGGGGATCATGACCAGAGTTGCGTCGGGTTTAGTCCGGGTGGGCAGTTTTGAATATTTTGCCGCCCGGGGTGATGAAGCAGCAATACACATGCTTGCTGATTACGTGATCACCCGGCATTATCCTGAAATTTTAGAAAAAAAGGACCGTTACAGACTCTTTTTTTCGTTAGTGGCCACACGGCAAGCACAGTTAGTGGCCAAATGGATGCAGCTTGGATTTATCCACGGTGTCATGAATACG
This window of the uncultured Desulfobacter sp. genome carries:
- a CDS encoding ABC transporter substrate-binding protein, giving the protein MAVDPNIKIVVADDSGTMRIMFKQILAKAGFSNLVMAVNGADGMEKVKAEKPDLVISDWNMPTLDGLGFLEALRASEEFKNIPFIMATAQADMGQQKAIIEAGGNAHCPKPFNEQEIKKAIETAFSGGIKKERVAKERSIIGGRVELNVAHIQITDHLALGALKHRIAQGDVEPEFFDLSTTLMGGWNPIQEGLESGEIDCAFVLAPIAMDLFAYDSPIQLVLFAHKNGSTFVRSRHYDHRFDSLQSFYKYKVVDIPHKMSVHHMLAHQFLKELGLKPGVPGKKAINVRFEVVPPIKMPGIMKENEDVGGFMVAEPVATKAIKGDIGNLEFYSATRWENHPCCIVAMQKDFIQKHPEAVQEFVSLLVDTGEYIENDKARAADIAVKFLDPEGKMGLNPQVLQNVFSQPMAIRWDGLYPEAADLDKIQKYMHDVMEIGKIIDLEKFIEPGFANIAFKI
- a CDS encoding diguanylate cyclase — its product is MSDYKDKTILVVDDTKSHLAMISAILQDYNLIQCNSGTDALEIVKKKQVNLILLDTNISEIDGYPVCKKLKQDPDTQQIPIIFMTTSTCEKDINKIYEMGAADYVVKPFKHAQLLARVKVQLRLQELIRKLDFLSTRDSLTGIFNRRKFFELGMTLFNRSGQELYVLMIDIDHLKKINDQFGHDVGDIVLKKVANVIKEVLPPDAIFGRMGGEEFSVMYTAQTHELSMDIVSDILETVSKARIPLKDGGSVSCTITVGIGRKYSEFNSLDSLLKEADMTLYEAKESGRNTSIFRER
- a CDS encoding cytoplasmic protein; protein product: MEKTVLFAFRGDPLCFIHVLLNALDMKQRGQEGLIVLEGESVKLVGPMSESGHFLNALYQKAKNAGLIYGACKACATKLEALGPIEDEGIPLVGDMANHPSMGAFIEKGYKIITF
- a CDS encoding YchJ family protein, whose protein sequence is MEECPCGSNLAYAECCEPVITDTQPARTAQQLMRARYTAYTIADTEFIFNTTHPDHREGYDHAGTKSWAQNSEWLGLEIVATEAGCSEDQEGTVEFIATFRSNEIVQKHHELGRFSKEDDRWLFTIGDMVKPKPAVSTKVGRNEPCPCGSGKKYKKCCGR
- the pta gene encoding phosphate acetyltransferase, whose translation is MANSLYITTTETRSGKSLIVLGIMQLLLKDIRIVGFFRPIINPSPEEVSDHDIDLVLSHFNIGLQYEETYAYTLEEAKQMVRSGRQAEMMKTILNKYKALEEKSRFVLCEGTDFAAGSEAFEFDINAEIIADIGCPALVVSYGYEKEPEEVISSCQLALESLYRKGVDVLAVVVNQVVSDSLHDLKNLLENAIDRPEVLIYTIPETQALSRPSFRNLIPAVDAQVLYGRQGLENQIAGCVIAAMLAPNFLAYIKKDDLIITSGDRSSIVITCIASRLSMSYPDIAGILVTGGIPIPDSIIRLIQGWKELPVPILLTQMDTHTAVKAVDQIYGRISPDDPQRIALALGVFEANVDAGSLRQRLAARKSVRITPQMFEYSLIERAKKDRRHIVLPEGSSDRILKAADIILRRSFCDITLLGKSEAIERRVKELGINLSQARIIQPDAAGWLNDFAQTYFELRKDKGVTLDMARDTMTDPSYFGTMMVHKGYADGMVSGSVNTTAHTILPAFQIIKTLPGSSIVSSVFLMCLKDRVLVFGDCAVNPNPTALQLAEIAVTSAKTASIFGIEPRVAMLSYSTGSSGTGADVEKVAQATVMARKNAPNLPIEGPIQYDAAIDPVVAMTKLPNSQVAGRATVFIFPDLNTGNNTYKAVQRASEKAVAIGPVLQGLKRPINDLSRGCTVPDIVNTVAITAIQAQAGKTSI
- a CDS encoding YdiU family protein, giving the protein MEKTNTVSTLRAGFQNSFAALPKKFYEPSMPEPVHGAVLQKYNQKLDRDMGFGFTKETPELADCLAGNLVFADATPIAMAYAGHQFGNFVPQLGDGRAILLGEKIAPDGKQLNVQLKGSGKTRFSRGGDGKSPLGPVIREYIVSEAMHRLNVPTTRALAIVSTEEKIPRPDGIHPGGIMTRVASGLVRVGSFEYFAARGDEAAIHMLADYVITRHYPEILEKKDRYRLFFSLVATRQAQLVAKWMQLGFIHGVMNTDNTSISGETIDYGPCAFIDYYDPNMVFSSIDTMGRYRYANQSAIMKWNLHCLGICLQTLLGKTDEEAMDVIDTTLAEFEQEFINTHKSGMLKKIGIETASDQDVYLLGELLALMQNQQADFTLTFRYLADHVKQGSDMTPQFQDLFNAPEEVAAWLKSWQARIVKENSPEVIQTKMNRVNPLFIPRNHWIQRAIKDAEANNDFSLVDLLTTLYENPFTEQPEFINYAQAPAKEERVTRTFCGT